A genomic region of Anas acuta chromosome 1, bAnaAcu1.1, whole genome shotgun sequence contains the following coding sequences:
- the TASOR2 gene encoding protein TASOR 2 isoform X2 encodes MAAARCPPAPHRLSPSSGRAGGGGGGCGVGGHGGEERRSQGRSRAARKGASPGCYGRQAAGGGRRAGYGLSPELPRTRRCPELSAGGAEHHGPRSEVLRAGATGLNGTGCNLVFWGQEEQSREPGLVRLEKMLRTGFHPESQESSSLLQTAVSVLQSCYLDSTSQDGFQYSQAILVENAVFLNELKAFVQAKEAAGYSQEELEETFAFLLFDNEEEAKEVCQTGLRVNSSSISMLGDPAKGVYISKYADCLLPRPWYHGKSGYIVICKLIKGKVKVVSENYTTSYTCPSPGYDCHVAVSKNIVPSKASPCQAFEQSQYYVYEVSDGSAAERPRQICPYIVITCQYREPKEMPVLARESLPEPNHKVAFYCPWRGQLSIRGQLLCNIALRTPYSSTIPAQLPPNLDINHVMGLSDLKKKLPEAAFGKRNYIENEVCFQGVYFSLYEVEIANKDQHKMNQLLENLKKRDLAIIKYLQDQGVLILLTSSALARDDGFDPKEPVSLLALFLFTSSRAVCLRAEEHDPKDERRGSDVSLKIASVLPGLRYALQKATTSPRGDALSTDVRIKQHFQEYAKLEQNAQHTSGQNDDAPCPSHLPPAKDECSKSSTKSSEQSFCQLQHYLSDPSSYTLEMSAALGCLAGAAPSLCCSSEAARKGDCPLALPPDPAPPVPAEVKLEGENPKPTIVGLGWSGEVAPKDVSSASELWMQQNKRKSSQTAGTSTGKKWSPLKMQIHSGGDSSRDRKATKKKITFSFPKKTGLTASSSEPMLKLANLEFPHRRKRGAEVLSAEFVHNTQPEPAQKETSAPDSPGLETKRLKTLKNSDVKKVPAAEASAKPLKSKVIKSMASSPLKPAAKKPAESEGKEPFATAPSEVSSQSPAAESQVGEIYPGAPASHFFDPKGNDYESHALNLLADLALGSCIPSFIPRDSGVISSPRSPPRDPAKEQQGLRKQKSSRAASDHEYHRVDKLAKGAASPGKASPNLKLPPAAKTDLKDPLPGEKNPGIAAKKINPNPNPAKTRALLPRETQEAAEANKHSFISSEHSYASLLPENLKKPPYPKNTSYSGPALARNGTRGARAGPLVGKVLPFRHQQSSAHPQPPAEATAARCRGCLLSPRLKEDFAESHSVKSCGKSLQVTRRWEAGYLFSSDSKYTNDELEKTVIRALHGPWDPELPDDVEEMKLILHMWVALFYSKPSKVLSSRRKVVEHSNPKKFVSLNSTGDFLELSDDGEDCFGSEPCPVDSQSEPEQAPSSSLDPSTRCQGVFRPEESLADSTVSSSSGELPPGEEEPSSTSSESLSLADRAARSNLVEKCRQLELPEEEHGCDGSIVAVVDLPREGQKDASITPNPSNDASMSPAVLGREKPRDRALNFSPAPQRTPHGLGEQPESGASRSTSSEANPSRAKPDGLGGEGRASQDPSARPEIEEEEVEEGEAEEEGSGHGSMGVGTSGLAFSGGGDANTEQQLVNLASPRDFGVPGEGLDPIPAASALPCEGKLMPALFGTGAASQGLSGGTTLSVGVLQEPWGALATPGAEKNSIILPHEASPAAVGDSSSVPPAPSTHLGVPTAGSGAGEALRGDLEQENEDRAPSAESLLLVGSRAAATAGLEARGQARSSSPPGSSSACRAFLDGAAAVGAAPGVQEAAALVQAPWRSSPGGRSCLPQGCGGEICAELASGSSGESNQEQNKALVEERGGSPPASHPNILGESSGPGDGHSFAFDCTAWAGDSKPDSSSLAACTASAAAPLVQDPPRGADAGAPRCFFGQNERGAILCPPGKPRERGAAAELSAAAEIPAPESSLKPGFVGEVKKDPGLCRTEPTESSPRGVLVPGEVEPAPCSPPHSPEAIWHGAEPDSVLGAHPDANPAPCGATRPCFGGQQPPGACHTCATPQIQAAGVLGSHEEDSEGGSSIPRASPAALPAGSVPRGEYEAEEPGMIADPHHAELEGEEGAIPVPPWGCFAPISPPLTPSRGARTKHDSSSSSLSEAWGSPSSEENLRWAEPGGCSGLEEASSRQVPPYVNITDSRGVSKDFLNFTVTKKTQRGRRGNARPSRRRRPCAGQSHLLRALLGPWRGWEEITQHTLDMEHLRFYYKLNQILRSGQPPLSTSESIFPRHRSLQAASETFPGQETPLPPSPRSRSPLQVTILPSTPWPDGFGCPQPHRDPSSRCPPWHERSRNRDLAAPFHLGKLKYEKTPQEPPGAVSAILSESPQLDGVMLSGVETGGEDKGKGSAPVEAFGDLVAELCGSLRGRLRSVAKGACGSPGMFYLVETGEEPFFARVKTLLKKDGHVEMEPLSFCSAKRPDSDRLLVVIRNEDISSHIHKVPGLLSLKHCPNVAFAGVDSPEDITVHTYQELFHTGGFVVSDDKVLETVTPGQLKEVVKVLEKLNGSGRWKWLLHYKESKKLQKDVRWDTNAQKKSLILKSCQGAELIEVLHYHACDSRASPSSEYVKCLLNLQVQHVSARFAVYLTEKPGASRELFESKGILVADVNTFLGTVQKVAAPFRRSYW; translated from the exons ATGGCGgctgcccgctgcccgcccgccccgcaCCGCTTGAGCCCGTCCTcgggccgggcgggcggcggtggtggtggttgtggtgtTGGTGGCCATGGTGGCGAGGAACGGAGAAGCCAGGGCCGGAGCAGAGCGGCGAGGAAAGGGGCGAGCCCCGGCTGCTATGGGCGACAGGCGGCAGGAGGCGGCCGGAGGGCCGGCTACGG TCTTTCCCCAGAGCTGCCGAGGACGCGGCGTTGCCCGGAGCTGTCAGCGGGAGGAGCGGAGCACCACGGCCCGAGGAGCGAGGTGCTCAGAGCAGGAGCCACGGGATTAAATGGCACCGGTTGCAACCTGGTGTTTTGGGGCCAAGAGGAGCAGTCGAGGGAGCCAGGCTTGGTTAGGCTGGAGAAGATGCTGAGGACAG GTTTTCATCCGGAGTCACAAGAGTcgagctccctgctgcagacaGCGGTTTCAGTGCTGCAAAGCTGCTACTTGGATTCGACGTCTCAGGATGGGTTTCAGTACAGCCAAGCAATTCTGGTGGAAAACGCTGTTTTTCTGAACGAG ctcaAAGCTTTTGTCCAAGCAAAGGAAGCCGCCGGCTacagccaggaggagctggaggagaccTTTGCATTTCTCCTGTTTGACAATGAAGAAGAG gcCAAAGAAGTGTGTCAGACGGGCCTCCGAGTTAACAGCAGCTCTATTTCCATGCTTGGTGATCCAGCAAAAG GGGTGTATATATCCAAGTACGCTGACTGTCTTCTTCCGAGACCCTGGTACCATGGGAAATCAGGCTATATTGTCATCTGCAAGCTCATTAAG GGGAAGGTGAAGGTGGTGTCTGAGAATTACACAACCAGCTACACCTGCCCCTCTCCCGGCTACGACTGCCACGTCGCCGTGAGCAAGAACATCGTCCCGTCAAAGGCCAGCCCCTGCCAGGCCTTTGAGCAGAGCCAG TATTACGTGTATGAAGTGTCCGACGGCAGCGCTGCGGAGCGCCCCAGGCAGATCTGCCCCTACATAGTCATCACCTGCCAGTACAGAGAGCCAAAGGAGATGCCCGTCTTAGCTAGAGAGAGCCT ACCTGAGCCTAACCACAAAG TAGCATTTTATTGCCCGTGGAGGGGGCAGCTCTCCATCCGGGGCCAGCTCTTGTGCAACATTGCCCTGAGGACCCCGTACAGCTCCACGATCCCAGCACAGCT GCCTCCCAACCTGGACATTAACCACGTCATGGGGCTGTCTGACTTGAAGAAAAAGCTGCCAGAAGCTGCGTTTGGGAAAAGAAATTACATTGAGAATGAAG TCTGCTTCCAGGGCGTTTACTTCAGTCTATATGAAGTGGAAATAGCAAATAAGGATCAACATAAAATGAATCAATTATTAGAAAATCTAAAGAAAAGGGACTTG GCGATCATCAAATATTTACAAGATCAAGGAGTTCTTATCCTCCTGACCTCCTCCGCGTTGGCACGGGATGATG GATTCGACCCCAAGGAGCCTGTCAGCCTCCTGGCCCTGTTTCTGTTCACCTCGTCCCGAGCAGTGTGCCTGAGAG ctgAAGAGCACGATCCGAAAGATGAAAGGCGAGGGAGCGACGTCTCCTTAAAAATAGCCTCGGTTTTGCCCGGGCTTCGCTATGCCTTGCAGAAAGCCACCACTTCTCCCCGGGGGGACGCGCTCAGCACCGACGTGCGGATCAAACAGCACTTCCAGGAGTATGCAAAGCTGGAGCAAAACGCACAGCACACCTCGGGCCAAAACGACGACGCTCCCTGTCCTTCTCACCTGCCACCAGCCAAGGATGAATGCTCTAAATCCTCGACAAAGAGTTCGGAGCAGTctttctgccagctgcagcattATCTCTCCGATCCCAGCAGCTACACGCTGGAAATGTCGGCTGCCTTAGGGTGTTTGGCTGGTGCTGCTCCTTCTCTTTGCTGCAGCTCGGAGGCTGCACGTAAAGGGGACTGCCCTTTGGCTCTGCCACCGGACCCTGCTCCTCCTGTACCAGCAGAAGTCAAACTCGAAGGCGAAAACCCAAAGCCCACCattgtggggctgggctggagtGGTGAAGTGGCCCCAAAAGACGTTAGCTCAGCCAGCGAGCTTTGGATGCAGCAAAACAAGAGGAAATCCAGCCAAACCGCTGGGACCAGCACTGGGAAGAAATGGTCACCCCTCAAGATGCAAATACATTCTgggggggacagcagcagggacaggaaaGCGACCAAGAAGAAAATCACCTTCTCCTTTCCCAAAAAAACGGGGCTTACGGCCAGCTCGAGTGAGCCCATGCTGAAATTAGCCAATTTAGAGTTTCcgcacagaaggaaaagag GTGCAGAGGTCCTGTCTGCAGAATTTGTGCACAATACGCAGCCTGAACCTGCCCAGAAGGAAACCTCGGCCCCCGACAGCCCTGGCTTGGAAACCAAGAGGCTGAAAACGCTGAAGAACTCGGACGTGAAAAAGGTTCCTGCTGCTGAGGCCAGCGCAAAGCCGCTGAAGAGTAAGGTGATAAAAAGCATGGCGAGCAGCCCGCTGAAACCGGCAGCCAAAAAACCAGCAGAAAGCG aggggaaggagccGTTCGCCACCGCTCCCAGCGAGGTTTCTTCGCAGAGCCCCGCGGCGGAGAGCCAGGTGGGCGAGATCTACCCAGGTGCTCCTGCGAGCCATTTTTTTGATCCGAAGGGGAACGACTACGAATCCCACGCCCTCAACTTGCTGGCTGACCTGGCTCTGGGCTCTTGTATTCCTTCCTTCATCCCCAGGGACAGCGGGGTGATCTCCTCGCCCCGCAGCCCACCCCGTGACCCCGcgaaggagcagcagggcctCCGCAAGCAGAAATCCTCCCGCGCTGCCTCCGACCACGAATACCACAGGGTGGACAAGCTGGCAAAGGGAGCTGCCTCGCCTGGCAAAGCGTCGCCCAACCTGaagcttcctcctgctgccaaaaCAGACCTAAAAGACCCCCTTCCCGGGGAGAAAAACCCCGGGATTGCCGCTAAAAAGatcaaccccaaccccaaccccgcAAAAACCCGCGCCTTGCTTCCCAGGGAGACCCAGGAGGCCGCCGAGGCCAACAAGCACTCGTTCATCTCCTCCGAGCACTCCTACGCCTCGCTGCTGCCCGAAAACCTGAAGAAACCTCCGTATCCCAAAAACACCTCGTATTCTGGGCCGGCCCTTGCCAGAAACGGGACGAGGGGCGCGCGGGCGGGCCCCTTGGTGGGCAAGGTGCTGCCTTTCCGCCACCAGCAGAGCAGCGCCCACCCTCAGCCTCCCGCCGAGGCCACGGCGGCGCGGTGCCGGggctgcctcctctcccccaggCTGAAGGAGGATTTCGCCGAGAGCCACAGCGTGAAAAGCTGCGGGAAATCCCTGCAGGTGACGCGGCGCTGGGAGGCCGGCTACCTCTTCAGCTCGGACAGCAAGTACACCAACGACGAGCTGGAGAAGACGGTGATCCGCGCCCTGCACGG gcCCTGGGACCCTGAGCTGCCCGACGACGTGGAGGAGATGAAGCTGATACTTCACATGTGGGTGGCTCTGTTCTACAGCAAGCCCAGCAAGGTGCTGAGCAGCCGCAGGAAGGTGGTGGAGCACAGCAACCCCAAGAAATTCGTCTCCTTGAACAGCACCGGGGATTTCCTGGAGCTGAGCGACGACGGCGAGGATTGTTTCGGGTCGGAGCCGTGCCCCGTGGACTCCCAGTCAGAGCCTGAGCAGGCTCCTAGCAGCTCTCTGGATCCCAGCACGCGCTGCCAGGGGGTTTTTCGCCCAGAGGAGAGCCTTGCAGACAGCACGGTGTCGTCTTCTTCAGGGGAGCTGCCCCCCGGGGAGGAGGAACCTTCCTCCACGAGCTCCGAGAGCCTTTCCCTCGCTGACCGCGCTGCTCGGAGCAACCTGGTGGAGAAATGCAGGCAGCTGGAGCTTCCCGAGGAGGAGCACGGGTGTGATGGCTCGATTGTTGCTGTG GTGGATCTGCCCCGGGAGGGACAGAAGGATGCTTCCATCACCCCCAACCCCTCCAACGATGCCTCCAtgtccccagctgtgctgggcagggaaAAACCACGCGACCGAGCTCTGAATTTCAGCCCAGCTCCCCAGAGGACGCCGCACGGACTTGGAGAGCAGCCAGAGAGTGGGGCCTCTCGTTCCACATCCTCAGAAGCAAATCCCAGCAGAGCAAAGCCTGACGGGCttggaggagaagggagggcaTCACAAGACCCCTCAGCACGTCCAGAAATCGAGGAGGAAGAAgtggaggagggagaagcagaggaagagggCTCTGGGCATGGCAGCATGGGCGTGGGGACCTCTGGGTTAGCATTTTCTGGAGGAGGTGATGCCAACAcggagcagcagctggtgaaTTTGGCATCCCCAAGGGATTTTGGTGTTCCTGGAGAGGGTCttgatcccatccctgctgcctcaGCCCTTCCCTGTGAGGGAAAATTGATGCCAGCCCTATTTGGGACCGGGGCTGCCTCTCAGGGGCTCTCTGGTGGCACAACCCTAAGCGTGGGCGTGCTTCAAGAGCCCTGGGGGGCTTTGGCCACCCCAGGTGCCgaaaaaaacagcatcattTTGCCACACGAAGCCAGCCCGGCCGCTGTGGGTGACAGCAGCTCGGTGCCACCTGCTCCGAGCACACATCTTGGTGTCCCCACAGCCGGTTCTGGAGCCGGAGAGGCGCTGCGGGGTGATTTGGAGCAGGAAAACGAGGATCGTGCGCCCTCTGCAGAAAGCCTGCTGCTCGTTGGGAGCCGAGCTGCTGCCACGGCTGGCCTGGAGGCACGGGGACAGGCACGAAGCTCATCCCCtcctggctccagctctgcctgccggGCGTTTTTGGacggagcagcagctgtgggggcAGCTCCAGGGGTCCAGGAGGCCGCGGCGCTCGTCCAGGCTCCgtggaggagcagccccggaGGGAGAAGCTGCCTTCCCCAAGGGTGTGGAGGTGAAATTTGTGCTGAGCTCGCTTCGGGGAGCTCTGGGGAATCAAACCAAGAGCAGAACAAGGCTTTGGTGGAGGAACGGGGTGGCAGCCCCCCTGCCAGCCACCCCAATATTTTGGGGGAGTCTTCAGGACCTGGTGACGGTCACAGCTTCGCCTTCGACTGTACGGCCTGGGCAGGGGACTCCAAACCAGACAGCTCGTCCCTGGCTGCCTGCACggcctcagctgctgctccccttgTCCAGGACCCTCCCCGGGGTGCAGATGCGGGTGCCCCTCGCTGCTTTTTTGGGCAAAATGAGCGGGGAGCAATCCTGTGCCCCCCTGGGAAGCCCCGCGAGCGAGGAGCTGCCGCAGAGCTGAGCGCGGCCGCCGAGATCCCAGCACCAGAAAGCTCCTTAAAGCCTGGATTTGTAGGAGAGGTGAAAAAAGACCCAGGTCTGTGCCGCACGGAGCCAACAGAGAGCTCTCCACGGGGTGTCCTCGTGCCTGGTGAGGTGGAACCTGCTCCTTGTTCTCCTCCACACAGCCCTGAAGCAATTTGGCACGGCGCTGAGCCAGACTCAGTCCTCGGCGCGCACCCCGACGCGAATCCAGCTCCCTGTGGTGCCACCAGACCCTGCTTCGGGGgacagcagcccccaggagcctgCCACACGTGTGCCACCCCCCAAATCCAGGCAGCAGGCGTGCTGGGGAGCCACGAAGAGGACTCTGAAGGAGGAAGCAGCATCCCTCGTGCCAGCCCAGCGGCTTTGCCAGCAGGATCGGTGCCACGGGGCGAGTACGAGGCCGAGGAGCCCGGCATGATCGCAGATCCTCATCATGCGGAGCtggagggggaagagggagcAATCCCCGTTCCCCCCTGGGGGTGCTTTGCACCGATTTCCCCTCCTCTGACCCCATCCAGGGGGGCAAGGACTAAGCAcgactcctcctcctcctcactgagCGAGGCCTGGGGCTCCCCGAGCTCGGAGGAAAACCTCCGGTGGGCCGAGCCCGGTGGATGCAGCGGGCTGgaggaggccagcagcaggcaggtgccaCCTTACGTCAATATCACGGACAGCCGGGGGGTCTCCAAGGATTTCCTCAACTTCACGGTCACCAAAAAAACCCagcggggcaggagggggaaCGCGCGGCCCTCCAGGAGACGCCGCCCTTGCGCGGGGCAGTCGCATTTGCTGAGGGCCCTGCTGGGGCCGTGGAGAGGTTGGGAGGAAATCACCCAGCACACGTTGGACATGGAGCACCTCCGCTTCTACTATAAGCTAAACCAGATCCTGAGGAGCGGGCAACCTCCCCTTTCTACCTCCGAGAGCATCTTCCCACGGCACCGCTCGCTCCAGGCGGCCTCCGAGACGTTCCCCGGGCAAGAAActcccctccctccatccccacGAAGCAGGAGCCCTCTGCAAGTGACCATCCTGCCCTCGACCCCGTGGCCGGATGGTTTTGGCTGTCCCCAACCGCACAGGGACCCGTCATCCCGTTGCCCCCCGTGGCACGAGAGGTCCCGAAACCGAGACCTCGCCGCTCCCTTCCACCTCGGCAAGCTGAAATACGAAAAAACCCCGCAGGAGCCACCGGGGGCCGTCTCGGCCATCCTCAGCGAGTCCCCCCAGCTCGACGGGGTGATGCTGAGCGGGGTCGAGACGGGAGGAGAGGACAAAGGGAAAGGCTCGGCGCCTGTGGAGGCGTTCGGGGATTTGGTGGCGGAGCTGTGCGGCTCGCTGCGGGGCCGCCTGCGCAGCGTGGCCAAGGGGGCCTGCGGGAGCCCGGGGATGTTTTACCTGGTGGAGACGGGAGAGGAGCCTTTCTTCGCAAGGGTGAAG ACCCTGCTGAAGAAAGACGGCCACGTGGAGATGGAACCCCTCAGCTTCTGCAGCGCCAAACGCCCGGACAGCGACCGGCTGCTGGTGGTGATCAGGAACGAGGACATTTCCTCACACATCCACAAG GTCCCCGGCTTGCTGAGCCTGAAGCACTGCCCCAACGTGGCGTTTGCCGGCGTGGACAGCCCCGAGGACATCACGGTGCACACCTACCAGGAGCTCTTCCACACCGGTGGCTTCGTGGTGTCGGACGACAAGGTGTTGGAAACGGTGACGCCGG GCCAGCTGAAGGAGGTGGTGAAGGTGCTGGAGAAGCTGAACGGGAGCGGACGGTGGAAGTGGCTCCTGCACTACAAGGAGAGCAAAAAGCTCCAAAAAGACGTCAG ATGGGACACCAATGCCCAGAAGAAGAGCTTGATCCTAAAATCGTGCCAGGGAGCCGAGCTGATCGAGGTGCTGCACTACCACGCCTGCGACTCCCGCGCTTCCCCCAGCTCCGAGTATGTGAAGTGTTTGTTGAACCTGCAGGTCCAGCACGTCAGCGCCAGGTTCGCCGTGTACCTCACGG AAAAACCCGGCGCCAGCAGGGAGCTCTTCGAAAGCAAAGGAATCCTCGTGGCCGACGTCAACACCTTCCTTGGGACGGTGCAGAAAGTGGCAGCCCCGTTTCGGAGAAGCTACTGGtaa